One region of Oryza glaberrima chromosome 7, OglaRS2, whole genome shotgun sequence genomic DNA includes:
- the LOC127779729 gene encoding DEAD-box ATP-dependent RNA helicase 10-like: MGEEVEERREAMGEEVEVESEAPTTFAELGVCPELVEACDAMGWKAPTRIQAEAIPFALQGRDVIGVGQTGSGKTAAFALPIIQALLEHEHRPRFFACVLALTRELAIQIAKQFEALGSAISLQCSVLIGGIPRTSQTISLAKRPHVVVGTPGRLLDHLTNTKGFSFNKLKYLVLDEADDLLKVDFQKAVDDILNVIPKERRTFLFSATMTEKVKKLRRACLKNPVKVEVASKYSLVDTLRQDLYVVPAKYKDCYLIHVLNKMPGSMIMVFVRTCESTRLLALMLRNLRFKAISISGQMSQDKRLGALNRFRTRDCNILVCTDVASRGLDIQGVDVVINYDFPLNSKDYIHRVGRTARAGQSGYAVSLVNQFEGEFFKLTEQFLGGEEIPARKVDADEIMILHERKYDSKRITLKTMNESGYHKRMHRRMEDDEEEVEEAPVSSRSRSLKKSRRR, encoded by the exons ATGGGGGAAGAGGTGGAGGAGCGTCGTGAAGCCatgggagaggaggtggaggtggagtcggAGGCGCCGACGACGTTCGCGGAGCTCGGGGTTTGCCCGGAGCTGGTGGAGGCGTGCGACGCCATGGGGTGGAAGGCGCCCACGAGGATCCAGGCGGAGGCCATCCCCTTCGCCCTCCAAG GGAGGGACGTGATCGGCGTGGGGCAGACGGGGtcggggaagacggcggcgtTCGCGCTGCCGATCATCCAGGCGCTGCTCGAGCACGAGCACCGCCCGCGCTTCTTCGCCTGCGTGCTTGCGCTCACGAg GGAGCTGGCGATTCAGATTGCGAAGCAGTTTGAGGCGCTCGGATCAGCGATCAGCTTGCAATGTTCAGTG CTGATTGGTGGAATTCCTCGGACAAGCCAAACCATATCCCTTGCAAAACGTCCACATGTTGTG GTTGGAACTCCTGGGCGCCTTTTGGACCATTTGACCAATACAAAAGGTTTCAGTTTTAATAAATTGAAGTACTTG GTACTGGATGAAGCTGATGATTTACTTAAAGTGGACTTTCAGAAAGCCGTCGATGATATCCTTAATGTTATTCCTAAAGAACGGAGAACTTTCCTCTTTTCAGCCACGATGACTGAAAAG GTGAAAAAACTGCGACGTGCTTGCCTAAAGAATCCTGTTAAG gtTGAAGTAGCCTCCAAATATTCCTTGGTGGACACACTTAGACAGGACTTATATGTTGTTCCTGCAAAGTACAAG GATTGTTATCTTATTCATGTTCTGAACAAGATGCCAGGGAGCATGATCATGGTCTTTGTCCGGACCTGCGAGTCAACAAGGCTCCTTGCTCTTATGCTCAGAAACCTTCGATTTAAAGCTATTTCTATCAGCGGCCAAATGAGTCAG GATAAGAGACTAGGTGCTTTAAACAGGTTTAGGACCAGAGATTGCAATATCCTTGTTTGCACGGATGTAGCAAGCCGTGGTCTCGATATTCAAGGAGTTGATGTGGTCATCAATTACGATTTCCCACTGAACTCTAAG GATTACATTCATCGGGTGGGCAGGACTGCACGTGCAGGGCAATCAGGATATGCTGTGTCTTTGGTGAATCAATTTGAGGGCGAATTTTTCAAGCTAACCGAGCAGTTCCTTGGGG GTGAAGAAATCCCGGCTCGCAAGGTTGATGCAGATGAAATAATGATACTTCATGAGCGCAAATACGACTCAAAGAGAATCACACTGAAg ACAATGAACGAGAGTGGTTACCACAAGAGGATGCATAGAAGGATggaagatgatgaggaagaggtggaggaggctcCTGTTTCCAGTAGATCAAGGTCCttgaagaaatcaagaagacGATGA